One Ciconia boyciana chromosome 9, ASM3463844v1, whole genome shotgun sequence genomic window carries:
- the HNRNPA0 gene encoding heterogeneous nuclear ribonucleoprotein A0, translating to MENSQLCKLFIGGLNVQTTEAGLREHFAAYGTLTDCVVVLNPQTKRSRCFGFVTYSAVEEADAAMAASPHAVDGNAVELKRAVSREDSAKPGAHAKVKKLFVGGLKGDVGEGDLVQHFSQFGPVEKAEIIADKQSGKKRGFGFVYFQNHDAADKAAVVKFHPIQGHRVEVKKAVPKEDIQSGGGGGGSSRPSRGGRGGGRGRGGGGSGNRDHNGLSKGGGGYNSYGGYGGGGGGGGGYGSYGGGSYGGGGGGGGGDYGNGYGGFGSYSQHQSSYGPMKSGGGGGGGGGNWGGRSNSGPYRGGYGGGGYGGGSF from the coding sequence ATGGAGAACTCGCAGCTATGCAAGCTGTTCATCGGCGGCCTGAATGTGCAGACCACGGAGGCCGGGCTGCGGGAGCACTTCGCGGCCTACGGTACTCTCACCGACTGCGTGGTCGTGCTCAACCCGCAGACCAAGCGCTCCCGCTGCTTCGGCTTCGTCACCTACTCGGCGGTGGAGGAGGCCGACGCCGCCATGGCCGCCTCCCCCCACGCCGTGGACGGGAACGCGGTGGAGCTGAAGCGGGCCGTGTCCCGGGAGGACTCGGCCAAACCGGGGGCCCACGCTAAGGTGAAGAAGCTCTTTGTGGGCGGCCTCAAAGGGGACGTAGGCGAAGGGGACCTGGTGCAGCATTTCAGCCAGTTCGGCCCTGTGGAGAAGGCCGAGATCATCGCCGACAAACAGAGCGGGAAGAAGCGCGGCTTCGGCTTCGTCTATTTCCAGAACCACGACGCCGCCGACAAGGCGGCCGTGGTCAAGTTCCACCCGATCCAGGGCCACCGCGTGGAGGTCAAGAAGGCCGTGCCCAAGGAGGACATCCAGTcgggcgggggaggcggcggctcTTCCAGGCCCTCccggggaggcagaggaggaggaaggggtcGGGGCGGCGGCGGATCCGGCAACCGGGATCACAACGGCCTCTCCAAAGGAGGCGGCGGGTACAATAGCTACGGCGGCTACGgtggaggaggcggcggcggcggcggttaCGGCTCCTATGGCGGCGGCTCCTAcggaggcggcggcggagggggagGCGGCGACTACGGCAACGGGTACGGCGGGTTCGGCAGCTACAGCCAGCACCAGTCCTCCTACGGCCCCATGAAGAGCGgcggaggaggtggaggagggggCGGCAACTGGGGGGGCCGCAGTAACAGTGGACCGTACAGAGGAGGCTATGGTGGGGGAGGCTACGGGGGCGGCTCTTTCTGA
- the LOC140656977 gene encoding neuropeptide Y receptor type 6-like, producing MMDKAIQHPSEILSNQTISNISYSQFLNFDTCQPSFLAEFLLITAYTLVTIVGLFGNLCLIIIIKRRKEAQNVTNILIANLSLSDVLICIMCIPVTVAYTLMDYWIFGEAMCKISSFIQSISVTVSIFSLVLIAIERYQLIVNPRGWKPNISHAYWGILFIWGLSLVISIPFLIFHQLTDEPFKHLSFHSDFYKNKVACIEAWPSVTERLIFTTSLLVFQYCFPLGFIFICYLRIFVCLRRRHGKIDRMRENESRLSENKRINMMLISIVVTFAACWLPLNIFNVVFDWNYEALMSCNHNLTFTICHLVAMISTCINPIFYGFLNKNFQKDLIVLVHHCRCSASQEEYENIALSNLQTDASKGSLKLNNPPVDI from the coding sequence ATGATGGATAAAGCCATTCAGCATCCCAGTGAGATTCTGTCTAATCAAACTATCTCAAACATTAGCTATTCTCAGTTTTTGAACTTTGATACATGCCAACCTTCCTTCCTTGCAGAATTCTTGCTTATTACAGCCTACACATTAGTTACAATAGTGGGGCTTTTTGGAAATCTTTGCCTGATTATTATAATAAAGAGACGGAAAGAAGCTCAAAATGTTACCAACATTTTGATTGCCAACCTCTCTTTATCAGATGTCTTGATCTGCATCATGTGTATTCCTGTCACAGTTGCATACACCTTAATGGACTACTGGATATTTGGGGAAGCTATGTGTAAAATAAGTTCTTTCATACAAAGTATATCTGTCACAGTCTCCATTTTCTCACTTGTACTCATTGCTATCGAGAGATATCAGTTAATTGTGAACCCACGTGGCTGGAAGCCTAATATTTCACATGCTTACTGGGGAATTCTTTTCATCTGGGGGCTTTCCCTCGTAATAtccattccttttttaatatttcaccaATTAACTGATGAACCCTTCAAACATCTATCTTTCCATAGCGATTTCTACAAGAACAAGGTTGCTTGCATTGAAGCATGGCCATCTGTTACAGAGCGACTGATTTTTACCACTAGTCTGCTGGTTTTTCAGTACTGCTTCCCactggggtttatttttatctgctaTCTCAGGATATTTGTATGTCTTCGAAGGAGACATGGCAAAATAGACAGGATGAGAGAGAATGAGAGCAGACTgagtgaaaacaaaaggattAATATGATGTTGATATCAATTGTTGTGACTTTTGCAGCTTGCTGGTTGCCTCTCAATATATTCAATGTTGTTTTTGACTGGAACTATGAGGCACTAATGAGCTGTAATCATAATTTAACATTTACAATATGCCACCTTGTGGCCATGATCTCAACATGTATCAATCCCATCTTTTATGGATTTCTCAACAAGAATTTTCAGAAGGATTTAATAGTATTAGTTCACCACTGCAGATGCTCAGCATCACAAGAGGAATACGAAAATATTGCCCTTTCAAATCTGCAAACTGATGCATCTAAGGGatctctgaaattaaataaCCCCCCTGTGGATATCTAA